The Bosea sp. AS-1 region GAGAGGATCATGCCCGGCTCCAGCGGCGTGGTTCCGAGCTTGGAAAGCCGTTGCGGCCCCTCATGCACAGAGAGATAGCTGCCGACGCCATGGCCGGTGCCATGGTCGAAGTCGAAGCCGCCTTGCCAGAGCGGCAGCCGGGCGAAAGCGTCGAGCTGCGCGCCGGAGGTTCCCTTGACGAAGACCAGCCGCGAGATTGCGACGTGGCCCTTGAGCACCCGGGTATAGCGATCGCGCATCTCGGCCGTCGGGTTCCCGACGACGATGGTGCGGGTGATGTCGGTGGTGCCGTCCTCATACTGGCCGCCGGAATCGACCAGGAAGATGCCGGGTTCGATCCGCCGGTTGCTCGCCGCGTTGACGCGATAATGTGGCAGGGCCGCATTGGACCCCGCGCCGGCAATGGTGGTGAAGGAGACATCCTTGAGCAGGCCGGTCTTCAGGCGCTCGCTTTCCAGCGCCGCGACCGCGTCGATCTCGGTCAGGCCGCCCTTCGGCGCCTCGCGCGCGAGCCATGAGAGATAATTCGTCATCGCGGCGCCGTCGCGCAGGTGGGCGGCGCGGGAGCCTGCGAGCTCGGCCGCGTTCTTGCGCGCCTTCATCAGGGCGATCGGATCGGCGCCGGCATCGGGCGTGCCGCCGGCCTCGGCAATGAGCGTTGCCAGAGCCGAGGCTGCGGTGGCGGCGTCGAGTCGGACCCTGGCCTTGGCAGCCCCGAGCTTCGCGATCTGCCTTTCGAGCTCCGCCGGGGGCGCGATCTCGCCGACCGCGCCGATGGCATCGCCCGCCTCGTTGGTGATCTTCTCCGGCGCCAGGAAGACGGTCGGCCGGCCCTCGCGCGGTACGACGGCATAGCCGAGCGGCAGCGGCGTGTGCTCGACATCGCCGCCGCGGATGTTGAAGGTCCAGGCCAGCGCATGCGGATCGGAGACGACGAGGGCATCGACCTTCGCCTCCATCAGCGCCTTCTGGATGCGTGCGAGCTTGGAGGCCGGGTCCTCGCCGGCATAGTCGGCGCGATGCGCCTTGACGGGGGCAGCAGGCGGGGCCGGGCGGTCGCTCCAAAGCGCATCGAGCGGGTTTTGCGCCACGGGCACGAGCGTGCCGCCGGCTGCTGCGACCGCCTTTTCCAGCCTCGCGACGCCATCGACGGTGTGGAGCCAGGGATCGTAGCCGAGCTTGCCGCCGGCCGGCAGGTTCTGCTCGATCCAGCGCTCCAGCGGCGTGTCCTCCATGCGGACCGGCGTGACCACCTTGGTGTCGGTCTGCTCGGCCGACTGGATGGTGTAGCGGCCATCGACGATGAGGGCTGCCTTGTCGGCCAGCACCACGGCATTGCCGGCCGAACCGGTGAAGCCGGTCAGCCAGGCGAGGCGTGCCATATGGGCCGGCACATACTCACCTTGATGCTCGTCGGCGCGCGGCACGACGAAGCCGTCGAGCCCCTGTGCGGAGAGGGCCTGCCGCAAGGCGGCGACACGGCCGGCGACCTGGGCTGGATCGCTGGGCTCGGTGAACGACTGGAACTGGCAGGTCGGGAGGGTCGATTCGGTCATGATGGGATCCGGCATAATCTGCGCCATCGTCGCGCCCCACGACCGAAAGTGCCAGCGCAAATGCGTCCGTCGGGCGATGCCCAATCCGCAGGATCGTGCTGCCTCGCGGATCCGCATTGTGCCATTTGGTTATGCAATCTACGCAAATATTAACGGATATGGACGGATTGCATGCGTTTTCTGCATATCTCGCATATGCGAACATATCTTCTCGCATATGCGAAATGATCCCACTTTAGGCGCATAAGAGAACGAGGAAGCGACCGGGACTGTCCTTCGTTTTTCGGAGATGGACCCATGACCTA contains the following coding sequences:
- a CDS encoding aminopeptidase P family protein — encoded protein: MTESTLPTCQFQSFTEPSDPAQVAGRVAALRQALSAQGLDGFVVPRADEHQGEYVPAHMARLAWLTGFTGSAGNAVVLADKAALIVDGRYTIQSAEQTDTKVVTPVRMEDTPLERWIEQNLPAGGKLGYDPWLHTVDGVARLEKAVAAAGGTLVPVAQNPLDALWSDRPAPPAAPVKAHRADYAGEDPASKLARIQKALMEAKVDALVVSDPHALAWTFNIRGGDVEHTPLPLGYAVVPREGRPTVFLAPEKITNEAGDAIGAVGEIAPPAELERQIAKLGAAKARVRLDAATAASALATLIAEAGGTPDAGADPIALMKARKNAAELAGSRAAHLRDGAAMTNYLSWLAREAPKGGLTEIDAVAALESERLKTGLLKDVSFTTIAGAGSNAALPHYRVNAASNRRIEPGIFLVDSGGQYEDGTTDITRTIVVGNPTAEMRDRYTRVLKGHVAISRLVFVKGTSGAQLDAFARLPLWQGGFDFDHGTGHGVGSYLSVHEGPQRLSKLGTTPLEPGMILSNEPGYYKEGHYGIRIENLIVVEERHIPGAERTIYGFETITWCPYERALIDTNLLDDGEIAWINDYHAKVWEKLGSLVEGNAKDWLEAACRPL